The bacterium genome contains the following window.
GCGACCCCCTCGAGCGTGAGCGCATGACGCTCCTGCCAGAACGAAGGGAGTGACGCATCGGCGAGGTCCAGCCGGACCGACTCCACGCCTCCCCCCACCAGATCAAGCGTGGCGGTGGCCTGGATTGGCTCTTCGGTGGTCAGCACGAGACTGGTGAGGCGGTAGCCCCGGTCCTCCAGCTCGAAATTGACCCCGGTCAGAACCTGCGCGGCAACCCCGATGGGCTGCTGCTGCAATGCTTCAAGTGTCAAGGTGCCGTCCACGCCCAGCAGCGCGGTCAGGGTGCCGGTCAGCAGCTCGCTAATCCGCTGCCGAATCGCTTCCGGGAGGGGTCGTGCACTCACGACTTCCACCGGGGCGATCTCTGCGCTCCAGCCCGGTCCACTCAGGACCAGCAGCAGCAGCGCAGGAAGGAGCCAGCCACCCTGTCGGTCCGGCCCCCGGTACTTAGAACATTTGGCCAAAGCCGAGAACCACCTGACTGTCATCCCCACCGAGGTCGAAGCCCCAGTCGATACGGAGCGGCGCGACCCCCAGGAAGGGAATGCGATAGCGGATCCCCACCCCGGCGGTGGTGAGGAGGTTGCCGAAGTCGAGGGATTCCCCGGGCTGCGCGGCGGTGCCCATGTCGAAGAAGACCGCAGCGCTCAGGTCGTTCACCACCGGGAAGCGATACTCCAGGTTGGCCAGAATCTGCTTGTCCCCGGTTTGTGTGGCGTACTCCACACCACGGATCGTGGCGGTTCCCCCAAGCTCGTAGCGGTCCAGGAGCCCCAGATTGCCGAGGGTCCCACCGGCCTGCAGACGGAGCGCGAAGACATGCGGACGCTCCAGCGGACCACTGGTCGAGGTCACCTTTTCTTCGCCGCTCAGACGCCAGTACCGCTTGAATTCGCCCGTGATCTTCACGGCATCGAAGTCGCCACCCAGGGGACCACCGAAGTAGTTCGCCACGATGCCAGTCACCGAGCCGCTGGCAGGATCCAGGGGAAAGTCCCGGGTGTCCCGGGTGAGCCCCAGGGTGAGGCTGTGCGACGAGCCATCCAGGAGGCCGCGCTGGGCGAATTCGGAAATGTCGGTGATGTCGGCGGTCGACTCCGGATTCAGCGTGATCTCGCCGTTGAGAAACTTCAGCCCGATGCTGGCATCGATATCGCGGCTGACCGGATAGACATACCGGACTTCCCCCCCGGTCCGGCGGGTGTCGTAGGACGCAAAGCGGTCCCGGTCATTGGGGTCGCGCTCGGTGTCGGTGAAGCTCTGCCGGAAGAGTTCCAGTCCGAGGCTCGACCCATCATTGCGGAAGTAGGGAATGAAGTACGACAGGCTCCCTTCCGCTTCCGGTCCACCAATCTGCCCGCTGGCGCGAATCGACTGCCCCTTCCCCTGGAAGTTGCGCTCGGCATAGCTGAGGGTCCCGAGGAGCCCATCGTTGGAGGAGTACCCGACCCCAAAGCCGAGCTGCCCAGTGCGGGCCTCTACGAACTTCAGGATCAGAATCAGTTCCTGGTCATCCGTAAACTCAAAGTCCACCCCGACATCATCAAACAACTGCAGCGCGAAGAGCTTGCGCCGGACCGCATTGAGTTCCTTGACGTTAAAAATTTCGCCGGGCTTCAGCGTGATCTCCCGCCAGATCACCTGATTGTTGGTCTTGCGATTCCCCCGGATGCGAATCTCTTTGATTACC
Protein-coding sequences here:
- the bamA_3 gene encoding Outer membrane protein assembly factor BamA; protein product: MTWLRHLVSALCALWLVCGVVLTPVLAEGDPGALDPDEAEASVMMEADQTAVEDEPASDDDVADEEVPADDEPATPPPAPTPTPVREAAPSTPRTGVVVRSIEFRGNRRITDDQILVVMRLRPGMDFSPSALQEDLRRINDMGVWASPPEFTPEALSGGVRLIILLEEMPPFSRAQVVIDKGEGLIPTGDLERAFTNNSDKPLVIGEVISNDAITAGIKALEGEYRSRGYVAAGVTRWEPITEGPDTGTIMLHVNEGVIKEIRIRGNRKTNNQVIWREITLKPGEIFNVKELNAVRRKLFALQLFDDVGVDFEFTDDQELILILKFVEARTGQLGFGVGYSSNDGLLGTLSYAERNFQGKGQSIRASGQIGGPEAEGSLSYFIPYFRNDGSSLGLELFRQSFTDTERDPNDRDRFASYDTRRTGGEVRYVYPVSRDIDASIGLKFLNGEITLNPESTADITDISEFAQRGLLDGSSHSLTLGLTRDTRDFPLDPASGSVTGIVANYFGGPLGGDFDAVKITGEFKRYWRLSGEEKVTSTSGPLERPHVFALRLQAGGTLGNLGLLDRYELGGTATIRGVEYATQTGDKQILANLEYRFPVVNDLSAAVFFDMGTAAQPGESLDFGNLLTTAGVGIRYRIPFLGVAPLRIDWGFDLGGDDSQVVLGFGQMF